A stretch of the Bubalus kerabau isolate K-KA32 ecotype Philippines breed swamp buffalo chromosome 11, PCC_UOA_SB_1v2, whole genome shotgun sequence genome encodes the following:
- the LOC129622596 gene encoding olfactory receptor 1L1 has product MGRTNITRPTEFILLGLSSRPEDQKPLFVMFLPIYLNTVIGNLLIILTIRSDTRLQTPMYFFLSVLSFVDICYVTVIIPKMLANFLSKTKTISYGECLTQMYFFIAFGNTDSYLLAAMAIDRYVAICNPLHYITIMNHRRCVLLLVLSFCISHLHSLLHILLTNQLIFCASNVIHHFFCDDQPVLKLSCSSHLVKEITVMTEGLAIIMTPFSCIIISYLRIFITVLKIPSAAGKYKAFSTCGSHLTVVTLFYGSISYVYFKPLSNYTVKDRIATIVYTILTPMLNPFIYSLRNKDMKQGLMKLMHRVKGQ; this is encoded by the coding sequence ATGGGAAGAACGAACATAACACGGCCCACCGAATTCATCCTCCTGGGACTCTCCTCTCGACCTGAAGATCAGAAGCCACTCTTTGTAATGTTTCTCCCCATTTACCTCAACACTGTGATAGGAAACCTGCTCATCATCCTGACCATCCGCTCAGACACTCGCCTCCAGAcacccatgtactttttcctgaGTGTCCTCTCCTTTGTTGACATCTGCTATGTGACTGTCATCATCCCCAAGATGCTAGCAAACTTCTTATCAAAGACAAAGACAATCTCTTATGGTGAGTGTTTGACTCAGATGTACTTCTTTATTGCTTTTGGAAATACAGACAGTTACCTCCTGGCAGCCATGGCCATTGACCGCTATGTTGCCATCTGCAACCCCCTCCACTACATCACCATCATGAACCACAGACGCTGTGTCTTGCTCCTGGTCCTCTCCTTCTGCATTTCACACCTCCACTCTCTCTTGCATATTCTCCTGACCAACCAACTCATCTTCTGTGCCTCCAATGTCATTCATCACTTTTTCTGTGATGACCAGCCAGTGCTAAAATTGTCCTGTTCCTCCCATTTGGTCAAGGAAATCACAGTCATGACAGAAGGATTAGCCATCATAATGACCCCCTTTTCATGCATCATCATCTCTTATTTGAGAATTTTCATTACTGTTCTGAAGATCCCTTCAGCTGCTGGGAAGTACAAAGCATTTTCCACCTGTGGCTCTCATCTCACAGTGGTGACCCTGTTTTATGGAAGCATCAGCTATGTCTATTTCAAGCCCCTGTCCAACTATACAGTCAAAGATAGAATAGCAACAATTGTCTACACCATATTGACTCCAATGCTAAACCCATTTATCTATAGCCTAAGAAACAAAGACATGAAGCAGGGCTTGATGAAACTCATGCACAGAGTGAAAGGTCAATAA
- the LOC129623864 gene encoding olfactory receptor 1L3-like has translation MGMSNLTRLPEFILLGLSSCPENQKPLFALFLIMYLVTLMGNLLIILAIRSDPQLQNPMYFFLSILSFADICYTTVIVPKMLVNFLSEKKTISYAECLVQMYFFLVFGNMDSYLLAAMAIDRYVAICNPLHYVTVMNHGRCMLLLACSTAFSCLHSLLHVLLVNRLTFCASNVIHHFFCDVNPVLKLACSSTSVNEVIAKTEGLVSVMAPFVCIIISYLRILNAVLKIPSAAGKRKAFSTCSSHLTVVTLFYGSICCVYFQPLSSYTVKDRIVTVNYTVLPPMLNPFIYSLRNKGMKQGLEKLISRMKFQMNRLSTTNSNKIRGA, from the coding sequence ATGGGAATGTCCAACCTAACAAGACTTCCTGAATTCATCCTCTTGGGACTCtcttcttgccctgagaaccagAAACCACTCTTTGCCCTCTTTCTCATCATGTACCTGGTCACTTTGATGGGAAATCTGCTCATCATCTTGGCTATCCGCTCTGATCCTCAGCTCCAAAACCCAATGTATTTCTTCCTGAGCATCTTGTCCTTTGCTGATATTTGCTACACAACAGTTATAGTCCCCAAGATGTTAGTGAACTTTTTATCAGAGAAAAAGACCATTTCCTATGCTGAATGTCTGGTGCAGATGTATTTCTTCCTAGTCTTCGGAAACATGGACAGTTACCTCCTGGCAGCCATGGCCATTGACCGCTATGTAGCTATCTGCAATCCCTTGCACTATGTCACTGTTATGAACCATGGGCGCTGTATGTTGCTACTGGCCTGCTCCACagctttctcctgccttcactcccTCCTGCATGTCCTCCTGGTGAATCGGCTCACTTTTTGTGCATCAAATGTTATCCATCACTTTTTCTGTGATGTCAACCCTGTTCTGAAGCTGGCCTGCTCTTCTACCTCTGTCAATGAAGTCATCGCCAAGACAGAAGGGCTGGTTTCTGTGATGGCCCCATTTGTCTGCATCATCATCTCTTACCTGAGAATCCTCAATGCGGTCCTCAAAATTCCCTCAGCTGCTGGAAAACgcaaagccttctccacctgcagCTCCCATCTCACTGTGGTGACTCTCTTTTATGGGAGTATTTGCTGTGTCTATTTCCAGCCATTGTCCAGCTACACTGTCAAAGATCGAATAGTAACAGTCAACTACACTGTCCTGCCACCAATGTTGAACCCATTTATCTACAGTTTAAGAAACAAAGGCATGAAACAGGGCTTAGAGAAATTGATAAGCAGGATGAAGTTTCAAATGAATAGGCTTTCTACTACAAATTCCAACAAAATCCGTGGAGCCTGA